Proteins encoded together in one Apteryx mantelli isolate bAptMan1 unplaced genomic scaffold, bAptMan1.hap1 HAP1_SCAFFOLD_20, whole genome shotgun sequence window:
- the LOC136996113 gene encoding olfactory receptor 14A16-like — translation GIYLAALLGNGLIITAVACDHHLHTPMYFFLLNLSLLDLGFISSTVPKSMANSLRDTRTISYSGCAAQVFLFLFFLGGELCLLTVMAYDRYVAICRPLHYGTIMGSRACVKMAAAAWASGFLNALIHTAHTFSIPLCQGNVVDQFFCEIPQILKLSCSDSYLREVGLIVVGACLDFGCFVFIVLSYVQIFSAVLRIPSEQGRHKAFSMCLPHLAVVSLFVSTVLFAYLKPPSISSPAMDLVVAVLYSVVPPSVNPLIYSMRNKELKDALR, via the coding sequence ggcatctacctggctgcgctcctgggcaacggcctcatcatcacagctgtagcctgtgaccaccacctccacacccccatgtacttcttcctcctcaatctctccctccttgaccttggcttcatctcctccactgtccccaaatccatggccaattctctgagggacaccaggaccatttcctactcaggatgtgctgcacaagtctttttgtttctcttcttcttaGGAGGAGAactttgtcttctcacagtcatggcctatgaccgctatgttgccatctgtagaccactgcactatgggaccatcatgggcagcagagcttgtgtcaaaatggctgcagctgcctgggccagtggttttctcaatgctctcatacacactgctcacaccttttcaataccactctgccaaggcaatgtcgtggaccaattcttctgtgaaatcccccagatcctcaagctctcctgctcagactcctacctcagggaagttgggcttattgtggttggtgcctgtttagactttgggtgctttgttttcattgtgctgtcctacgtgcagatcttcagtgctgtgctgaggatcccctctgagcagggccggcacaaagccttttccatgtgcctgcctcacctggccgtggtctccctgtttgtcagcactgtcctgtttgcctacctgaagcccccctccatctcctccccagctatggatctggtggtggctgttctgtactcagtggtgcctccatcagtgaaccctctcatctacagcatgaggaacaaggagctcaaagatgccctgagg